In Salvelinus sp. IW2-2015 linkage group LG8, ASM291031v2, whole genome shotgun sequence, the sequence atgaccgttgaaAACGATTTTCCCAGTCGGAGGTCGTTTCTTTTCGAGTTACCAGTGGTCTTGAACGCATTGAAGCAGGAGGTTTTTCAGTTCCCAGTTGTTCTGAGAACTGCATATATTAGTAGGCTAGGTCACATATTCGTCTGGTTAGTGTCAAGGTCCCCTTTCCACCAAATAGTGATGTAGGCCTAATATTTCATCATATCTCTTCCATTGGTTGAAATATGGTGCTTGCGTGATCAGATTTGTGGGTTTGGTTCTCACATGGACCACTTATATGGAATATGTCCTGAGTGTAAATGGATAAAACCATTTACTGAATGACCATGTCAAATAAACCCATTTACAATGCTCGTCTTCTCTCAACTTGTTTTATCATGCTTGCCATAACCCATAACATTAAGCAAGGCTCTTCTGTTTTGATGCCACAGACAATGACAAGGATAAGCTTTTTACGGGGGACAATGTGGACCTTGGAGGAGGGAGCGGGATGGGTCCGTCGGCCGCCCTGACCCCCGCCATCTGGGACAAGACCATCCCGTACAACAGGGAGACCTTCCACCTGGAGTACATGGACCTGGAGGAGTTCCTCATCGAGAACGGCATCCCCACCTCGTCCCTGGACAATGCTCTCAACATGAAAATTGCAGAGAAGAAGACAAAGAAGCCAACCAGCACCGCGACAGCCCCAGACGCCCCAATCTCCCTGCTGCCGGTCCTGGAACTAGACCAGTGTGAAGAGGAGGTGGTCACCATCACCCTCAACAGTGCTGATATCACAGGCAACACCGGTAGGCTACACCTGTGAAATCATTAGAGCCTTATGCCCTAATGGTCTGTTAGTGTTATTACATAGAGAATTACCCTAGTAGTTACATGGTATAATACATAATTAATACAAAGCGTGACTCGTGTGTTTTAAGATCAAAGTAAACCAAGTAAGTTGTTCTGCCATAGACAGTCAGACATGTCTGAGCACCAAGGGCACACATGACACATGTACGGAGAAACACATACTGGTTTGTTTGAATGTCATTCAAGGCTGTATGTACTGTTGTGTGTCCTGCTGTAGATGGTGGTAAAAATAGATCCTAGCTGTTGTTCTGCTGAGTGGTCAAGACAACTGTGGTGTTTATTACGAGCTGACCAACAGACGTGGGCTGGGCTACATGAGGCCATCTTTATCGAATGTAGAAGCCTGGATTTATTTTAATATTCTCCAGTTCAGGATATAAACAGGTTAGAGCCAAATGTATGTTTCTACAAGAATTAAATTACTTGCAGTCTCACCGAACAGAATGTTCCATTTACATTGGGAGAATTTATTTAATCAACCTGTTAAGTTCTGAACAAATAGCAATGACTCAAACGGACGACTAGAAAAAGCTCAAGCCAAGTTTATTCATCCCATTGGGTCATACAGCTGAAAAGACAAGATATGAAGACACAAGTACATATTTTAGAACCTCCTACTAGGCGGGGTCAACTCCttacacatctagacagccaGTACAtgtctgttgctaggcaggaacttaATTGGTTCCTCTTACTGGTGTAGTCATGGCCCTGCCTGATGCTAGAACCTTTGTGGGCGtggaagtgtatgtgtgtgagataggACTGTAAGAGGGTCGTTGTGGTGGGCCCCTCTGGACCCCCTTCCAGAGGTTTCTTCTCACTTCTGTTGACTTGACCTCAAGCCGAATTCCTCGCTCTTCTTTAGTTCCGCAGCTGGCTTGCCTTATCAGAGATTAACMTTTGCCCTTTGCCTCCCTCAGTAACTTTCGATACACATTCCTTATTCACCCTTCATTGTCACAGAATATAGACAGTTATCATACATGTAATGAAATCCATATGTTCTTATATAGTGAcaggaataagtatatttcaagttAGAACCCAACAAACCAAAACGGTATACTTGAAACCTTAACCTAATGCTTGGTCACCTGTATCTCCCCCACAGAGGTGGTGACAGACAAGGACAGGCTGACCCCTGAAACCATCGACCCGGAGGAGATTGAGGTGAACGTGAACTTTGATCCGGACCCTACAGACCTGGTCCTGTCCAGCGTTCCTGGAGGAGAGCTGTTCAACCCACGCAAACACAAGTTCTCAGAGGAGGAACTCAAACCACAGCCCATGATCAAGAAGGCCAAGAAGGTGTATGTACCTGAGGATTCTAAGGTAAGTCAGAGACATGGAGGTCGGAAACGATGATAAGGGTGTGGTAGGTAGCTGTATACGTTTTCTTTTCAAATTCCAAGAAGAGAAATAGGATGTTTTAAAAAATAGTTATTTAATTGTGGTTTATAGTACCACCAGTTAGTTcatagaacagtggtcaccaactgcgactggtcgatcttcaaggcattcctagtcgatcaccaaacatttctgtggaAAAGCCAATGATTATAAGGCCtgctcctttttttttttgccactgtTGGGAGATTTGTGGCTAAATCGAGTGTCACCGTGCCTACAGCTTccagcaaagtttgatactagcctacaTGATATTTCATAACTTTTAAAAACCATGACCTGAGAGATACTgtaaagagctgctgtttttatgagtgagttcatgtttaactttttattcagcactgtcaacactgtttttattcaacactattacacaACATAAAATGCGCTTCTTCGTACTACCGCTCGCGCTGCAGCTGCTTTGAATTAGTAGCCAAGTGTATTGATAGCCCTGCGtttttattattagcagcttgccgtgtctattttaatatcgagaaatatttcactttctctggtcataggaacatgcatgaggcagatgctgatgcggtgcgactcgagttttgccatcaggtggaagactgtccgctctctctggtcagtctc encodes:
- the LOC111967898 gene encoding thyrotroph embryonic factor-like is translated as MSSEIPEIFKALLEDPFTVPTFDYNDNDKDKLFTGDNVDLGGGSGMGPSAALTPAIWDKTIPYNRETFHLEYMDLEEFLIENGIPTSSLDNALNMKIAEKKTKKPTSTATAPDAPISLLPVLELDQCEEEVVTITLNSADITGNTEVVTDKDRLTPETIDPEEIEVNVNFDPDPTDLVLSSVPGGELFNPRKHKFSEEELKPQPMIKKAKKVYVPEDSKDEKYWQRRKKNNVAAKRSRDARRLKENQITVRAAFLERENTALRQEVGELRNDFARSKNVVARYVAKFGELALLEDQ